From Coffea arabica cultivar ET-39 chromosome 2e, Coffea Arabica ET-39 HiFi, whole genome shotgun sequence, the proteins below share one genomic window:
- the LOC113728222 gene encoding uncharacterized protein, translating into MGNCVFKGFGEVEHMVKVVTSNGGVMELYAPITAECITNEFPGHGIFRSRDDQDPFLLSPPLHHKEELRAGKLYYLLPLNNNSSTSNITTNNHVRQQQEEYLLEDSAARSCSSKLSSTSQQSTGAAAATTYRMSLDNHGKVSKRSSEGAEVFPRYNSSGVWKVRLVINPEQLSEILSQEARTEALIESVRTVAKNGTTTTCTTSGVSSIDRSQFMR; encoded by the coding sequence atgggGAACTGCGTGTTTAAAGGTTTTGGAGAGGTTGAACACATGGTCAAAGTGGTGACCTCAAATGGTGGAGTCATGGAACTCTACGCCCCCATAACAGCGGAGTGCATTACCAACGAGTTCCCCGGCCACGGCATCTTTCGGAGTCGAGATGATCAAGACCCCTTCTTGTTGTCGCCGCCTCTACACCATAAAGAAGAGCTTCGTGCTGGAAAGTTGTACTATCTCCTCCCTCTCAACAACAACAGCAGTACCAGTAATATTACTACCAATAATCACGTACGACAGCAACAAGAAGAATACTTACTAGAAGATTCTGCTGCAAGAAGCTGCAGCAGTAAGTTGAGTAGTACTAGTCAGCAATCAACGGGTGCGGCCGCAGCGACTACTTACCGTATGTCCTTGGATAACCATGGGAAAGTGTCGAAGCGATCCTCAGAAGGAGCAGAGGTGTTCCCCAGGTACAACAGCAGTGGAGTTTGGAAGGTAAGGTTGGTGATCAACCCTGAGCAACTTTCAGAAATTTTGTCGCAGGAGGCCCGCACTGAGGCACTCATCGAAAGTGTTAGAACGGTGGCCAAGAATGGTACTACTACTACTTGTACAACGTCTGGGGTTTCCTCCATTGACCGCTCACAATTTATGAGATGA